ACGGTACAAGTACATTAATGTAAAGTAATTGTGTAAATTCAGATATCATGCTTTTTACAAaacaagttagtttagttcatttattatgcacctcatgccAATCTTGCTGGTGGCAGTGGAAAaggttatagaggcacataatgggcttagggactgaacccccacaattcatttagctaagcaagttacaatcttgatgagctagttacaaaattcatacTTACAAAACAAGTTATCTATTACCATGTTATCAATAACAAACCTTTGGAGCAAGTGTTATATTGTTAAGGTTTATTGTAAATAGAGACCAGAAAACCATGAATTATTAAAGCTAGAAATATTCTATAAAAAAAATTCATAAATGTTCAAAAATTCCCACCAGCAATGGGAATTTTGGTATGCATTTTGGGATCAAAGACGTCTCAAGGGTTTCACACGGTGAACAACtccaaaaaaaagtttcaaatacCTGCCATCCCCGCAAACCCTGCATACAGTTCTGGACatgtagttaaaattaatgtgAAACATACTGTCAAAATTAGCATTGTCTTACCTGACTCTTCTTCAGTGGGGGGAGCTTGCAAGAACAAAATAttatattaaaattttaataCATAAAAAGGAATCTATTAATAGATATTGAACACTTAAAGTTTTTCTTAGCCTGTGTCCTCAGCCATACATGTTAGACCAGGTCAGGGTCACACGATAGATTAGGTCAGATCCACCTCATCAACCTTTCTTTCTGACAATTGTAGTAATATCACTGTTTTGCTAGGCTCATTAGGCTATTAGCACCTAATTCTCATGAAGACCCATCTTCAAGCCGAGATTAGCACCACACACCTTCAATAATCAATGGGCGAGAAATATATTACATTGGTAAGATTGTAATACTGGTAAGTATTAAGAACAAAACTACACTCTCATTAGGGATCTTCACCTGATTTGAGCATCGAAGAGAGGTGCTTGCCAGCGGCCCGCCCCAGCGACATGGTGCCCGGCCGGCCAGGGGGCACCCCGCACGAGGCCCCGGACGACACCGATGTTctcctggaggaggtggtgggtggggggctgGGGTGGCGCCCTGGGGGGTATACTAGCTGTTATCTCTACTGCCTCATACTGAGCCCTCTTACTTCCGCTACTGCCTCATACTGAGCCCTCTTACTTCCGCTACTGCCTCATACTGAGCCCTCTTACTTCCACTACTGCCTCATACTGAGCCCTCTTACTTCCGCTACTGCCTCATACTGAGCCCTCTTACTTCCACTACTGCCTCATACTGAGCCCTCTTACTTCCACTACTGCCTCATACTGAGCCCTCTTACTTCCACTACTGCCTCATACTGAGCCCTCTTACGTCCACTACTGCCTAATACTGAGCCCTCTTACTTACACTACTGCCTCATACTGAGCCCTCTTACTTCCACTACTGCCTCATACTGATCACTGTTACCTCAACTACTGCCTCATACTGAACACTGTTACCTCCACTACTGTCTAATACTAAATACTGTTACCTCCACTACTGCTTCATACTGATCACTGTTACCTCCACTACTGCTTCATACTGATCACTGTTACCTCCACTACTGCTTCATACTGATCACTGTTACCTCCACTACTGCTTCATACTGATCACTGTTACCTCCACTACTGCTTCATACTGAACAGCATTAAACAAAATACCTCATGCTGGGGTAAGATAATATAAATAGCTCTACCTCATACTGAGAAGTGCCACCTCCACTGCATACTAATAATTAATGTCTCGATTACtccaaaataaaatgaaaattaccTGTACTACGTCATACtcgaatttacctgagagccattaTCTAGTAGCCTCTGTGAAGACAGaaagccagcagcttgtcaaacgtccccccacccctcatttATCCTGACAATTTTATCGATCTTGATTTTGAACTGCAGCCATGTTTTGGCCATCATGACCTGCATGGGTAGGCTGAACACTACCTGTACCAGGTCATACTAAGGAACACTACCTGTACTACGTCACACTAAGGAACACTACCTGTACTACGACACACTAAGGAACACTACCTGTGCTACAGCACATTAAGGAACACTACCTGTACTACGTCACACTAAGGAACACTTATGGGTGCACACACCCCCATAAGTGTGCGCTGTAACCCTGTGATCAGTGCTCATGCTGCACCCAATGTGTTGGAGAACTCACCAACCACTGACACTCTACCGCACATTAGTAGTGTAAAATGTGTCAATGGTTTATCGACCATTTATATTTTTATCAAACTATAAGGCTGAATATCATATAATAATATATCAAACTGTTGATATACTTAGAGTTTAAGTGGACTATTACTACTTAATTTAAAGAAAACATATAACTCAATCATATAAAATGCAAACTTCTGGCACGTTATGATTGTGGGTACCTGAGGGCAGAGGAGGGCTGCCGTGGCGGCCATATGACCTGGGAGGGCTTCCATGGCGGCCATATGACCTGGGAGGGCTTCCATGACGCCCATAGGACCTGGGAGGGCTGCCGTGACGGGTGGCGAGAGGGGGGCTGAGCTCCCGCGCTCCCAGAGGTTGTGGCGTGGGCGTTGGACCAGAGCTGGGCGGCGGGATGGACGATATAACATCACTCTTTTTGGGTGCCCTCCATCCGTTCTGGCCAGGCTTGGGGGGCACGTACTGCCGGACAGAACACTCACAGTTAATATTATAGGGGACAGGTAGACAGGAAGTGGGAGTATGTGAAGATAACAGAATTCCTGGTGACTATGACCTAAAAGAGTGGTCTGAGGGATTATGACCAGTAGGATATGATACAATTTAAAGTACAGAATCACAAAAATAGATACATTTAACTCTTAAAAAACAGATGAGAAATGGACACTGCCTTTCGGCACGAAAGGTGGTGGAGTTtccacaagacacctggtgtggttctcaagctatatcttgctctagttaggccccatttagattatgcagttcagttttggtcgccatattatagaatggatataaattcacttgaacgtgtccagcgtaggatgactaagttaattccccaaattagaaatctttcatatgaagaaagattaacaaagcttaagttgcattcactggaaaggcgaagagttaggggtgacatgatagaggtttacaagtggatgaatggacataaccggggggatattaatagggtattaaaagtatcaacacaggacagaacacgaaacaatggatataaattggataagtttagatttaggaaagacttgggtaaatactggttcagtaacagggttgttgatttgtggaaccaattgccgcgtaacattgtggaggtggggtccctcgattgtttcaagcacgggttggacaagtatatgagtgggattgggtggttatagaataggagctgcctcgtatgggccaataggccttctgcagttacctttgttcttatgttcttatgtttctaatcgggaaggaagagacaattgtGCAGCGCGTTCCGCAAGGTGCGGTGCAGCCAGTCTGGGTGGCATAAATAGCGTGGGAGAAGAGGTCTCGCCCTCACTCCATTCCCGCCATGGTCCGCGACTCATGAAGCTCCACGAACTGCACCGCGCCGCGCCTCAACGACACTTGGGTCAGTACTCTATCCTGCATCTCCAGTCTGCTTTACGGTGTACAAGGGACATCTCAAGCAATGGATCTCATGCCCGCTACAACGGTCCCAGATCTGACGCTCCCTGATCCTACGGGGCCTTCGACCTCCCAGGCTGGTACGGCAGGGGCCCCCTGCCCTACTCAGCCAACCTTAAGGtaaagagagattttctgttcaAGTTTAGTCAGGTCTGTCCCCAGTGCCGGCATGTGCCCAGCGCCGTCCCTCGTGGTCCGTACGTGCCGCCTTAGCTAGTTCTTTAGGGCCTTCCGCCTGTTTGCCTGTCTGGGGTATGCAGGTGCGCCCTTCAGGTCGGGACTGGTGCTGATGTTTGCTGCTGCCACAATGCCCGGGCCGGCGTGTATTCTGCGCCGTGCCTGTGCGGGCCACGCCAGGTAGTGCTTCCTCCCAGACGTGCACTAGGGGCACCAGTCTGTCGTGTTCCCTAGGCGTGCCCCTAGGGGCCCTGTTTCATGCCGCACCCGGCCGTGGGTGCTCGGCCAGGCTCCCTACAAGTGGCCTGGCGTCACCCTCTGTGGCGACGCCACGTGGCCAGGTTTCAGTGGTCCTGTGCCCCTGGGGCCCGGCCCTAGGGGCCCAAGCCCGGTAGGCGGCACCCACGTGGCTTGGAGCTCGGTGGAGTACTCGTCCCAGGTGTGTCCCTTGCTTCCTTCCTGCCCTCTCAGGCGTCCTTTCTGGAGCCTGGTATGCTGTGTCCCCTAGGCTTGTCCCTAGGGGCCATGGTTCATGCCGCGCTCAGTCGTGCGTGGCCGGCCAGGCTCCCTACAAGCGGACTGGCGTCACCCTCTGCGGCGACGCCACGTGGCCAGGTTTCAGTGGTCCTGGGGCCCGGCCCTAGGGGCCCAAACCCAGTAGGCGGCGCCCACGTGGCTTGGAGCTCGGTGGAGCACTCGTCCCAGGTGTGCCCTTCGCTTCCTTCCTGCCCTCCCAGGTGTCTTTCCTGGAGCACGGTATGCTGTGTCCCCTAGGCTTGTCCCTAGGGGCCACGGTTCGTGCCGCGCTCGGTCGTGCGTGCCCGGCTGGGCTCCCTGGAAGCAGCCTGGCGTCACCCTTGGCAGTGACGCCTCGTGGCCAGGTTATACTAGTTGTCTCTGTCCCTAGGGCCCGACCCTAGGGGCCCATGCCAAGGTCGGCATCACCCACGTGGCATGGCGCTCCATGGAGCGCTTGCCCTGGGTTGTGTTTTGCTTCCTTCCTGTCCCTCTTCCTCACGCCCACGAGCAGGAGACGCCCATGTGGCGGTGGTGTCCCGGTGGGCAGACCCCGAAGCTTCCTTGCCTAAGGGCTGCCTTTGCATCAGGGTTCGGCTTAGCCGAGAGCCTTCCCGGCTTCTGCTGTCTCTCCGGCCCAGGCTGGGGGCCACTACAGCTTCTATGGCCAGGCACGCAGTGGCTTGTTTGCCTTACGCCGCCCCTAGAGCCCCGGTTCCCGGGTTCTTTCCTGCTATGTTACAGGTGGCTGCCAGGTCCGACTGGTGTACCCAGGCatgtttgttcccagacgtttcgtctgaTCGGTGTTGCCGGCacgtttgttcccagacgttgtCTCGGCACATTGTTCCCAGACATCTTGTCTGACCGGTGTAGCCGGcttgttcgtacccagacgttttgtctggctGGAGTAGCCCGGCATGTTCGTCCCCGATGTTTTGCCTGTCCGGGGTAGCCCTGCTTGTTCGTACCCAGATGTTTGTCTGGCcgatgtagcccagcttgttcgtacccagacgttttgtctggccgGTGTCGCCCGGCGTGTTTGTACCCAGATGttttgtctggccggtgtagcccggcttgttcgtacccagacgtttgtctggctggtgtagcccagcttgttcgtcccagacgtctTGTCTGACCGGTGTAgcccggcttgttcgtacccaGACATTTTGTCCGTCCGGTGTAGCCGCCATGTTGTTCCCACATGTACACGTTCCCTCCAGTTCTCCCTGTTCAGTTCTACTACCTTATGTGTAGGAGCCCTGTCGTAGAGCGGTCTGTCCGTTTTGGTGGGCTACTctatgttatttatattatttatttaagattTTCTAAAATTAATTGATTACAttgttcagctttcagttatgTCTTGTATTTACTTAAAATTAATAATACTGTTGCAGTGTTAAAGCAGTGTCCATTTCTAGTGGGATACTCAAATAATTTTGATTTTTACTTTTGAGAATAATAGTTTTAATTCTAAccaaactataccatgaataatactgttttaatataaccaaactataccatgaataatactgttttaatataaccaaactataccatgaataATACTGTTTTAATCTGCCATCTTTAATCTTTAATCTTTAATCTTTTAATCTTTAAtgctgccacagggcagcatcttgggacctcttctatttcttatatacattaatgatctgcctaatgtctctaacattctgaaacctattttgtttgctgatgatactacactcatctactccaaccccaacccacatacactaaatgatgttgttaataatgaactaaaaaaagtccacttatggatgtcaaccaacagactaacacttaacatagaaaagacctactacatcctatttggaagcaaatctacaaatgcaattcagcttcagattgacaatgtaaacattagcaataaaaatgatggaaagtttcttggcatattccaagacaagagactcaacttcagtacccacatacaacacataactaagaaagtctctaaaacagttggtatactctccaaaatcagatattatgtaactaactctgctctcatctctctatattatgcactaatctatccctatctcaactatggtatctgtgcatggggttcaaccactgcaaaccacctcaagtccatcatcacccagcaaaaatctgctatcagaataatatcaaattctgctttcagacaacacacagcccccttgtttaactccctaaacatgctaaacataatctcactccacaaaaattctcttgtgtcaactatatttacaaaaccctgttcttaaatgcaaatctttGTCTGAAACTctacctggacagatgtaataggacccattatcaccacaccagaaataaatatctattTGATATGCCCAGTGTTAaacataatctgtgtaaacactctatgcaaataaagggacccagtttatggaactcactccctactgaattgaaaagctgtccaacttttacatcattcaaaagcaatactaaaaagtacctaatttcatcttcatagtttttcactttttgccttaaaattgcactgtatcaattgctacccaatctcccaacctttatgttcccaatttgaacatctttaccattatgatcattgctgttttcttatatgtgctgccaatctgttgtatggtgtttataaatcttgtttatctgtatcttttgctacccagtctcccaatctttatgtacccattctgaacatctttaccattgtgatcattgctgtcttatatgtgctgtcaatctgctgtatggtgtctattaatcttgtttaaattactaatcaagctgccaatgtaatcaatcagagctttaatataacaatgtgctttaatatacttacttatctctctcatctcatttttctcttgtaatgtatctttatcatttatcaattctgattgaaattacctacttaaaattatctgctagatcaaggacctgcccgaaacgctgcgcgtactagtggctttacaagaatgtaaatactgtactatccaatgtattctcacaaacccaatgtaccttcttgtatatatataaataaataaaaataaataaataaatctatccAAACTATCCCAATGAATATTACTGTTTTAATCTAATCAACCTATACCATGAATAATACTGTTTTAATCTACCTAAACTATCCATGAATATTACTGTTTTAATCTTTTTAATTGTTCAGCTttaaatacaagtatattatTAACACTGTCTTAATCTATTTAATTGATTAGCTTCAGTTATGAATTGTATTTACTCTGCTATTTATTCtctgctttttctagcattgcttAAGCCTCATGCTTTTCTTGCTGTTTTATCGGCCTTGCATTCATGTTTTGTATCCATCACGGCACGTTATTCAACAGGGAGTCTGCTCCTATTTTGGCGTCTTTATTTATCTATATTATTTATCTATATTTTatctatataaagccaacaaactttgtaaaatctctttatgtatgtaccttacctaaataaaaattattattattattattattattattatttaactgtgGTTTCAGATATAAATTTTGCATTGTTAGTTTCAGTTTGGTGTGTATGATGCTCTGCATTTTCCTCCTGCAATTTAGCTTTGCTTAGCTTAGCTCAgccttagcttagcttagcttttgCTTTGCCTTTTGCCTTTAACCTTTAGTTCATTGGTCTTGCATTTGACTTGTACTCTTCTCAGCAAttttgttgcattttaagcatggctCCTGCTTTTTGTTATAATTTACTTATCTCTGGCTTTCCATTGATGTTTTGTTTAATCTTGCTTACAGTCTTGAGTCACTAAGTCCCTTTCAGCTAGgtcgtactagttgttgtgtatacaggttgccccccccccatttCTCCTCCATTCCTCGTCCTATTCTTTCATACTTGCAAGTTATTCTATTTAAAGGTTAAGTAGAATAACttgctattaataataattattaaatgttaaataataataattatttaactTGAATAATAGAATAAATTCTTTCATACTTGCAAGTTATTCTATTTTAATGTCAACTATTCCTTTGTTCTTAAGTACTTAAGCCCTTTCCTCGGGCTTGGTCCTGCTTTTTCTGTCAGTCGGCGTTAGGCGACGTTTCTCTTCTCACTTCCCTGTTATTCTCGTTTCTTCCCCAGCCTCACGGCCCCCCCTCTTGCCGCTAGGTTCAGGAGGCATGCCTAGGCTCCGCGCTCCTTGCTGCTGTTGCTCTCCTCCTTCATCAGTTTCTCTTCAGCCCTTATCGAGCATTGGTTATCTGTCCGTTATTCTCACTCACTATGGTCACTTAATTTTACCTTTGCATTTGTTTACTTGTGTACGTGACGTTTGCTGGTGCGGCAGCTGGGTCTCCCTGCCAGCTTTTTCCCGTTAGTCCTACCGATGCTTACGTTTTATCTTTTCGCAGTGGCGAGAAGCCGAAACACGCAGCAACTGCAACACGGAAGTGGGCTCGGGCGGCGtcgacacgaggacaacagcgcaGTGGGGCGAACACGCAGCCGGCCAAGGCCCAGATGAAACCCGCCCATttcgcctccccctcctcggGGGCCTCCTCGGGCGGCTCGGATACGGACGGCGACCACACTTCCCAGAGGCCCCCTGCTGGCAAAGCGGCGGGTGGCACAGCCTCGAAGCCTCCACCCCTTTCGGCCGACGAATGGACGACGCTGCAGGCACTCATTGCGCAGGCTCGGGGGCCCTCTCATGTCACAAGCCTTCTGGGCATGAGGACCACCGAGGCCGACCCTGCCACGGCTGCCACAGCCATCCTGCCCTCCCCGACTGACCGTCGCCCACGGACCAGGGTCAGGGGGCATACGTCGAGGCGACGTGCGAGCTCCTCCAGTCTGTCCTCTTACGATGAGTCCCCTGAGGAgagagcgccccccccccctcttactagCCCCTGGCCAGAGCACCTCCGGGCGACCCCGGGTTCCAGCATCCCACTCTTGGGCGTGCACGTCCCACAGGCACTTCGGGAGAAGGTCTGGGCAAACAAGTATGTAGACCTCAGGCAATTGCTTGCCTACGAACGGGAAGCAGTATCTTTCGAGTCCCACTCTGTGCCAAACCCTGACCCCCAGGCGGCTGGTAAGAAGCAGCCGCCCCTGACGCCGGACCAGTGGGAGCATGGCCTCGACATTTACGCAACTATCTACGTCGAGAAGCACCCAGCCGAGGCCCAGGTGCTGTTCACCTATGCACGTTACGTGAAGACCATGAAGACGACCCTCAAAGGCGACTGGATGTGGTACGACAAGGCCTTCAGGTGGGACAGGGAGAGGTCGGGCTGTTTATGGTTGGACTACAGGCTGGACTTGGAATTTTGCTCGGTGCAACACCTCGCCCAGGTCGCTGCTCAGCTGACGTGGCAGGAGGCGGGGCGACCGGCAGCCCTTACTCTCTCTAGCGCCCGGGCAGCAGGGCTCCCTCCGGGCTACTGCTTCACCTACCACTCGAGGGGACCCGGCTGCACTTTCACCTCatgttcattcaagcactactgcCCGCGCTGCCGAAGGAGGCACCCTGCCTACAGCCCATGTCCTCCAGCACGGCCCCGTGACGAACCCTCCCAAGAGCAGCGCCCCAGTCGCCACCCACAGGTTAGGGGTTCGAAGAGCTAGGCTTGACTCCAACTGGTTACGCTCCTCACTCTTTGGACTTGGTGGGGCCCTCAGCCGCCTCTAGAATGGCTTGCCGAACGGCGCTATGGCGGTCGGCAGGTGGAAGAGTGACATTTTCCTTCCTATTTGGGTAGCCGTAGTTGCTCTGCCACCCTGAGGTTTTCcctcgcggccagcgggcactcgcccttcgggggggggggggggtccggcctgctggcctgcggagtgggggtgcagcgccggtccccaagtgttctGCTGTCtgcagctactactttgactttacagccatTCTACTAGAAAGCAATAACTTAAGTCAGGAAATTCTTTCTCCTTATTCCTTGGTGGCacggcctctggcctggggttattttcttctccaaattcATATCAGGCTGTTCCAGTCTCTATGTAattttctgccgcctgattatttTCCATTTTCCAGCTAGGGTTTAcgattatgttatgttgttcacttacagtatatattttactcatggtgtcctgactgttatacttAGAGTTAGATTTATGTTccattcgcctcactgctaattctagacaataggccattaggtttctgcagagtttgttactaggctataagattacttttattttactacgggtgtacaatttaagttatttcgtgtactttgagttagccacggctatgttatacaaTTGTTAAGACTTACTTAGAtgcctgttttacttctgcagaattatttacCTGTACTTCTACTACGTAATAAATAAGCCCCCATActgttggtgtcttccttcccctgatcagaaaaacaaatccacaggagccgtgatgaaagTTCGAATCTATGCGCTGGGTGTTGCCAAGCACACTCTAGTCGACTACACCATGACATGGTCATAAGAATTGCATcctggggtactactgcaccctcaaggataccgaggcttccactgaagccaaactggggtttcacacaattccccccatacaCTCGGGCTCTGTCGTCCAGTAGGTCTACTtctatcacgataatgtgatttctctgtgtattgaaagagggGCGTCAGGGGTAGAACTGTTGGAGAGCCCGAAAAACGTTTTTCTGtagagggacatgatgagggaaGAGGAAAGGAAGGCAGCAAAAGCAAGGAGGAGATGCAAGGGAAGGGATGTGAATGGGGGATCCACAGGACTCGGCTCAGTATCCCCAGTAACCTCAGAGGGGAATGGGAATCCCCTCACCAGCAGGCCAGTATTCCCAGGGAGGAATATAACAGAAACCTCCCACCATCCCACCCCAtgaccattaccccccccccctccaatcaccttcactttccCAACTAGTAGAGATCCTCTCCAGACCATGCTCTTTTCCCTCCtgctccccaaccccaggccccCCATGCCCTCCTTCTTCCCCACATCAGACCCTCCCTGTTCCCACACCCTATGCCCTCCCCTGTTTTTCCAGCCCATACCCTTCCCAGTTTCCCCACCCCAAGCTCTCCATCCTACCACAcccacctccctccctgccccctgCCCCCACCCCAGGCACCCCTACCCTCCCCAATCCCTGACCTGCCAGAGCCCCCTCTACCCCAGGCTCTCTTTCATTCCCCAACCAatgacctccctccccccagaccCTGTCACCTACACCACCCCAGACTCTCTTAGCTTTCCCATACCGGATCCTCCCAGCCTCCTCTCACCCCAGACCCGGCAAGTCCTCCTCCCTAGGCCCTCCCACCCCAGACACCCCTTTGTCCCCCTACTCCAGTGGAATAAACAGAAACTCTACTctaacatagatggtattacaagcaaggcaagtgaagttAGAGAAAGAGCACAAAAagggaacccagatgtaattggactcacagaaacaaaactctcaggaatcataacaaatgtggtgtttccccaggaatacactgtaataaggaaagagaaggaaggaaggggggaggaggtggagtggccctactgataagtaaggaatggagtttcgaggagatggttatcccaggctgtgaggggttcagagactacataacaggcaccatgacaatgggagggactaagagtagtagtagcagtgatatataaccctccaccaaatgacagaagaccaaggcaagagtatgacaacaacaacaacaacacggcagttaacactataattgagagagcagccactgctgcctgtagaaatagataacatctgctcatcatgaggacTTCAATGATGGAATGATaaactgggaaaacaaggaaccacatggaggtgaggaaacatggagagctaaactgttggaagtggcgacaagaaactttttaagtcagcatgtcaggggACCCACAAAAATGAGAGGCAACAATGaaccataccatgcaagatgatggagaagatttcacgaaaaaagctagtggaagacCTAGAGAGAAAGAACTttataacacaacatcagcatgggttcagggatgacaaatcatgcctcacaggactaattgaattctttgaccaggcaacaaaaatcatataAGAAAgaaagggctgggcagactgcatatttttggattgccagaaagcctttgacagagtACCACATAAGAGCCTAGTGcacaagttggagatgcaggcaggagtgaaagggtaggtactc
The sequence above is a segment of the Procambarus clarkii isolate CNS0578487 chromosome 44, FALCON_Pclarkii_2.0, whole genome shotgun sequence genome. Coding sequences within it:
- the LOC138350269 gene encoding uncharacterized protein, producing the protein MKPAHFASPSSGASSGGSDTDGDHTSQRPPAGKAAGGTASKPPPLSADEWTTLQALIAQARGPSHVTSLLGMRTTEADPATAATAILPSPTDRRPRTRVRGHTSRRRASSSSLSSYDESPEERAPPPPLTSPWPEHLRATPGSSIPLLGVHVPQALREKVWANKYVDLRQLLAYEREAVSFESHSVPNPDPQAAGKKQPPLTPDQWEHGLDIYATIYVEKHPAEAQVLFTYARYVKTMKTTLKGDWMWYDKAFRWDRERSGCLWLDYRLDLEFCSVQHLAQVAAQLTWQEAGRPAALTLSSARAAGLPPGYCFTYHSRGPGCTFTSCSFKHYCPRCRRRHPAYSPCPPARPRDEPSQEQRPSRHPQVRGSKS